The following coding sequences lie in one Helicoverpa armigera isolate CAAS_96S chromosome 8, ASM3070526v1, whole genome shotgun sequence genomic window:
- the LOC135117195 gene encoding uncharacterized protein LOC135117195: MANRKNKIKKKRVSEVKKIRKCIAALRPRTEKGTLMSKTSTDGHSKEGQDAKTRDDEDNSMIVETENHEDKLQKTTGKDKDDSIIVETENQEEEDDYYTVEPEIQEDQFQTVTGRRVIDINYLFSQLQEKARHNNLFDCKQENFQLISEKRIGLISVFKFECNICKQLCFINSEKTESKVNVNIAATTGMVATGIGYSQFEELFSAMNIPVFSTNYYNQLQDKVYECCEKTAAASMQDAAEEEKKLAIAEGRTKNGIPVIDVYVDASWCARSYGSNYKAASGTAAIIGRRTGKIIFLAVKNKYCLVCARAENKNVAPNEHKCFKNFHGSSCSMEGQIIAEGFKLSISMYGIIYKRMIADGDASTYAKVLKENPYKDQNITVEKIECRNHILRNLCKKLRSLVSETKYLLAHRKTLTDVKIMSMRKAIVRSVIHHNKNLKDDAVTILHSDIINSVAHAYGDHRMCQDYNCDKEKLYSDGLKTIRNSTFLFRINSIISNVAVKSRSLIENVIVRPFRECVPDTYQLVRTSDGHNITLSSLPFPQNKPPHYFKIIFVLNWRNHLKFIF, from the exons atggcGAATAGAAAgaacaaaattaagaaaaaaaggGTATCTGAAGTGAAGAAAATCCGAAAATGTATTGC TGCTCTGAGACCACGTACCGAAAAAGGTACTTTGATGTCCAAAACAAGTACCGATGGGCACTCTAAAGAAGGACAGGATGC AAAAACTAGGGATGACGAAGATAATTCCATGATTGTTGAAACTGAAAACCATGAAGACAAACTTCAAAAGACAACTGGAAAAGACAAAGATGATTCCATTATTGTTGAAACTGAAAATCAAGAAGAGGAAGATGATTACTATACCGTTGAACCTGAAATTCAAGAAGACCAGTTCCAAACAGTGACAGGACGACGCGTTATtgatatcaattatttatttagtcaatTACAAGAAAAAGCACGTCACAACAACTTGTTCGACTGCAAACAGGAAAATTTTCAGCTAATCAGTGAAAAAAGAATTGGCTTAATTTCAGTATTTAAATTTGAATGTAATATTTGTAAACAACTTTGCTTTATAAATTCCGAAAAGACTGAGTCAAAAGTTAATGTAAATATCGCAGCCACCACTGGCATGGTAGCAACAGGGATTGGCTACTCACAATTCGAAGAGCTTTTTTCTGCAATGAACATTCCCGTATTTTCTACAAATTATTACAATCAACTCCAGGATAAAGTGTACGAATGTTGTGAAAAAACAGCAGCCGCATCGATGCAAGATGCCgcagaagaagaaaagaaattGGCTATCGCAGAAGGTCGCACCAAAAATGGCATACCAGTAATTGATGTTTACGTGGATGCTTCTTGGTGTGCAAGATCGTATGGATCGAATTATAAAGCTGCATCTGGAACTGCAGCAATTATCGGTAGAAGGAccggtaaaataatttttctggctgtaaaaaataaatactgcctCGTGTGCGCCCGCGCAGAGAACAAAAATGTCGCTCCTAACGAgcacaaatgttttaaaaatttcCATGGTTCGTCATGTTCAATGGAGGGCCAGATAATTGCAGAGGGTTTCAAACTTTCCATTTCCATGTATGgaataatttacaaaagaatGATTGCAGACGGAGACGCCTCGACATACGCAAAAGTACTAAAAGAAAATCCATATAAAGACCAAAATATTACAGTAGAGAAAATTGAGTGCAGAAATCACATATTGAGAAATTTATGCAAAAAATTACGTAGTCtagtttcagaaacaaaataccTTTTAGCTCATCGAAAAACTTTGACAGATGTGAAAATTATGTCAATGAGGAAAGCAATAGTAAGGTCAGTTATACAccataataaaaatcttaaggACGATGCTGTAACTATCCTTCACAGTGATATAATCAATTCTGTAGCGCATGCATACGGCGATCACAGGATGTGTCAGGATTATAACTGTGACAAAGAAAAACTGTATAGCGACGGACTGAAAACCATTCGAAATTCAACATTTCTGTTCCGGATAAATTCGATTATTTCTAATGTGGCAGTAAAATCACGAAGTTTAATAGAGAAcgttatagttcggccgttcagagaatgcgttcctgacacctatcagttagtcaggactagtgatgggcacaacataacactgagttcgttaccgttcccccaaaataaaccgccgcattattttaagattattttcgttttaaattggcggaatcatttaaaatttatattttag